The following coding sequences lie in one Lacerta agilis isolate rLacAgi1 chromosome 4, rLacAgi1.pri, whole genome shotgun sequence genomic window:
- the TMSB4X gene encoding thymosin beta-4, with amino-acid sequence MSDKPDMAEIEKFDKSKLKKTETQEKNPLPSKETIEQEKQAGES; translated from the exons ATGTCTGACAAACCAGATATGGCTGAAATCGAGAAATTCGACAAGTCTAAGTTGAAGAAGACGGAAACGCAAGAGAAAAACCCACTGCCTTCAAAAGAAA CAATTGAACAGGAGAAGCAAGCGGGTGAATCGTAA